Part of the Deltaproteobacteria bacterium genome is shown below.
TCAGGATATTCCTCCGCAAAAGCACCCCTGCGGGGGCGGGTTTCATGCTGATTCCCCTAAGGGCCAGGGGAATCAGGCCCACTATCATAAGGGCGTTTACGATGACAGCCGACAAAACCGCGCTTGCGGGGGAACTTAGACCCATCACGTTGAACGCCCCAAGGGCCGGGTAGGTGGAGGCGAAGGCCGCAGGTATTATGGCGAAATACTTTGATACATCGTTGGCTATGGAAAAAGTGGTGAGAGCCCCCCGCGTCATGAGCATCTGCTTTCCGATCTCCACAACTTCCAGTAATTTGGTGGGGTTGGAGTCGAGGTCCACCATGTTCCCCGCCTCCTTGGCCGCCTGGGTGCCGGAATTCATGGCCACCGCGACGTCCGCCTGGGCAAGGGCCGGGGCGTCGTTGGTCCCATCCCCCGTCATGGCCACCATGTGGCCCTTTGCCTGAAAATCCCTTATAAGGGTCAGCTTGCGCTCAGGAGTCGCCTCTGCAAGAAAATCGTCAACACCGGCCTCGGCGGCTATGGCCGCCGCCGTAAGAGGGTTGTCGCCGGTTATCATTATGGTTTTTATGCCCATCTTGCGCATGGCCGCGAAGCGCTCTTTTATTCCGCCCTTCACGATGTCCTTCAAGTGGATGACCCCAAGGACTTTTTCATCCTCCGCCACGATGAGTGGTGTCGCTCCCTGGCGGGCAAGCTCGTCAACCGCCTCCCGCACCTTGGGGGCAATGGTTCCGCCTCTGGCTTTTACGAAGCGCTCCACAGCGTCCACCGCGCCCTTCCGGATTTTTTTGCCGCCTGCGTCAACGCCGCTCATGCGGGTTTCGGCTGAAAAGGGCACAAAGATCGCGGAGATTTCCCCAAGGTCCCGGCCCCTTATGCCGAAGCGCTCCTTGGCCAGAACCGTTATGCTCCTGCCTTCGGGGGTTTCGTCCGCAAGACTCGCCAGTTGCGCCGCCTCGGCCAGCCGCCTTTCGGTGAAGCCGGGCGCTGGTATGAAGTTCACCGCCTCCCGGTTTCCAAGGGTGATGGTGCCGGTCTTGTCCAGCAAAAGCACGTCCACGTCCCCCGCAGCTTCAACCGCCCTGCCCGATGTTGCCAGCACGTTGGCCCCGATCAATCTGTCCATACCCGCGATGCCAATGGCTGAAAGAAGCCCGCCGATGGTGGTGGGTATAAGGCAGACCGCAAGGGCCGAAAGCACGGTGAGGGTGACGGGGCTGCCCTGTCCGGTGGCTTTCACGGCGTAAACCGAAAAGGGGTAAAGGGTGGCCACCGCAAGGAGAAAGACGATGGTGAGCCCGGCAAGAAGAATGGAAAGGGCTATCTCGTTGGGAGTCTTGCGCCTTTTGGCCCCCTCCACCATGGCTATCATGCGGTCAAGGAAGGTCTCGCCCGCCTCGGCGGTTATGCGTATAACGAGCCTGTCCGACAATACCCTGGTGCCGCCCGTGACCGCACTTCTGTCTCCGCCGCTTTCCCGTATCACCGGGGCGCTTTCGCCTGTTATGGCGCTTTCGTCCACCGAGGCCACGCCGCCTATAACCTCTCCGTCGCCGGGTATGATTTCCCCGGCCTCCACCGCCACCACGTCGCCTTTTTTCAGAAGCGCCGAGGCCATATCCTCGGTAAGGGACTGGTCCCCTCCGGGCTGTAAAAGGCGGCGGGCCGTGACGTCCTTCCTGGTTTTCCTAAGGGCGTCGGCCTGGGCCTTGCCCCTGCCTTCGGCCAGTGCTTCGGCGAAATTTGAAAAAAACACGGTGAACCAGAGCCACACCGAAACGGCCAGAATAAAGCCCGCAGGGGCCTCTCCTCGCCCGGTTATCAAGGCGTGGATAAAAAGCGCCGTGGTAAAGGCGCTTCCGGCCTCAACAACGAACATGACCGGATTTCTCGCCATAAGGCGCGGATCGAGCTTCTTGAAAGCGTCCCTTACGGCTCCGATGACCAGGGCCTTTTCGAAAAGACGCCTTGATTTTGTTTTATCGCTCATGGAAGGGCGCTCCTTGCCAATATCGTCACTTAAAAAGCATAAGATGTTCAACTAGTGGTCCAAGAGCCAGCGCCGGAATGAAGGTCAGCGCCCCCACAAGCACCAGGGTTCCCAGAAGAAGCGCCGCGAAAAGCACAGTGTCCGTGGGAAGTGTGCCCGAAGACGCCGGAACGGTCCGCTTTCTGGCAAGGCTTCCGGCCAGGGCCAGGACAGGCACTATCACCCAGAATCGCCCGGCCAACATGCAAAGGCCCGTTGCCACGGTGTGAAAGAGGTTGGACGCGTCAAGGCCCGCAAAGGCCGAGCCGTTGTTGTTGGCGGCTGACGAGTAGGCGTACAAAAGCTCGGAAAAACCGTGCGGCCCAGGGTTCGCCACTGTGGCGTGGCCGGAAAGGGTCACGCAGGCCATTGCCGTTCCCAAAAGGACAAATGCCGGAGGGATGAGGATTCCAAGGCTGGCGGCCTGCATCTCGTAAGCTGAAAGTTTTTTGCCCAGATACTCCGGGGTGCGCCCCACCATAAGTCCCGCGATGAAAACCGCCACCACCGCGAAAAGTATCATGCCGTAAAGGCCGGAGCCAACGCCGCCGAAGACCACCTCGCCAAGCTGAATAAGCCACATGGGAATGAGGCCGCCAAGGGGGGTGAAGCTGTCGTGCGTGGCGTTCACCGAACCGTTGGAGGCGGCGGTTGTGGCGACAGCCCACAGGGCACTTTCTGCGGCCCCGAACCGCACCTCTTTGCCCTCCATGTTGCCGCCCGACTGAAAAGCCCCGGCTTTTTGGTCAACGCCAGCGCTGTCAAGGGCCGGGTTTCCCGAAAGCTCGGCCCCGGCGCACAAAAATGACAGGGGCAGAATAACCGCCATCATCACGGCGAAAAGCACGTATCCCTGGCGCTGGGCCTTCACCATGCGCCCGAAGAAGAAGCAGAAAGCGGCTGGAATCAGCAGAATTGCCAGAAGCTCCGCGAAATTTGAAAGGGGCGTGGGGTTCTCGAAGGGGTGCGCCGAATTGGCGTTATAGTATCCCCCTCCGTTGGTGCCCAGTTGCTTTACGGCCACCTGGGAGGCGACAGGCCCAAGGGCAAGGCTGACACTTTCGACCGGATTTCCGTTTGAATCGGCCACCGGGGCGGCGAGCGCGATTTCCGCCTTGGCGTCAAAGGTCTGGACAAGCCCCTGGGACACCAGAAAGACCGAGAAAACAAGGGCCAGAGGAAGAAGGATGTACACCACGCCGCGCACAAGGTCCGTCCAGAAGCATCCGATGCCGTCCTCGCTGTTTCGGGTGAAGCTCCGGGTGAGGGCCACGGCCACCGCCATGCCGGTTGCGGCTGAAAGAAAATTCTGAACAGTAAGCCCCGCCATCTGGGTGAGCTGGCTCATGACTGCCTCGCCCGCATAGGCCTGCCAGTTGGTGTTGGTAACAAAGCTCACGGCGGTATTGAAGGCCACCTGGGGTGAAACGGCCCCGAATCCCGCCGGGTTTCCCGGCAGAAAGCCCTGGAGCCTTTCAAGGGCGTAAACCGCGAAAAAGCCCAGAAGGTTGAAGATCAACAAATGTTTCGCGTAGGTCTTCCAGTGGGTGTCTGCGTCTTCCGCAACCCCCGCCATCCTTAAAAGGAGGCGCTCCAAAGGCCCCAGAATCTTACGGGAAAAACGGTTCTCCCCCCGGTAAACCCTGGCCATGTAATTGCCGAGCGGCATGGCCAACAGGGTGAGCAGCCCGAAAAAGCCGAGAATCTTTATTGCGATAAGGGCGTTCATCAGAACCACTCCGGTTTGAGAAGTGCCACAAAAAGATAGACCAGAAGCAATGCCGCCAGTATCCCGCCGGTATAGAGAAAAAATTCCATAATTCCTCCTTTCACAGCTTCAGCAGAAGCCACGAAAACCCCATGGTCAATATGAAAAAGACAACCGGAATTCCAATTGAAGTGATGTCGCTCATGTTGCCCTCCCCTTTTGGGCGGTGGGATTTTCCGGTCAACCGGAATCATCCGCCCTTTTGATACAAGGATAAGGCATGGCGCATCAGGATGGGGTAAAACTAGCGCCTAAGGGCATAAGGAAAACATAAAGGACGGGAACCGGCGAAATTTGGCGATAAGGAGGAAACGCCGGATTATCGTTCTGAAGCCTTGTTGGGGGAAAGGGCCTTTAACGGCATGAACCGACTGGTGTCACGCGGTATGGTAAATTTGCTTTTGGAAACGGGCCGGGCTATGGTGGGCCTCTTGCATCTTGTTTCAAATCCGCCCGAACCGCCCCATTATGTCGGAATGAAAGGAAGCATCATGAAACGCATATCCACGCTACGCGCCAGAGTCATCCTTCTTTGCCTCACGGGTCTTCTCCTGTTCGCGCCGCTTTCGCTCGCTGACGGATACAACCAGGGCGTCACTTCGGAAGTCCTCAAAAAGGCCGC
Proteins encoded:
- the kdpB gene encoding potassium-transporting ATPase subunit KdpB; its protein translation is MSDKTKSRRLFEKALVIGAVRDAFKKLDPRLMARNPVMFVVEAGSAFTTALFIHALITGRGEAPAGFILAVSVWLWFTVFFSNFAEALAEGRGKAQADALRKTRKDVTARRLLQPGGDQSLTEDMASALLKKGDVVAVEAGEIIPGDGEVIGGVASVDESAITGESAPVIRESGGDRSAVTGGTRVLSDRLVIRITAEAGETFLDRMIAMVEGAKRRKTPNEIALSILLAGLTIVFLLAVATLYPFSVYAVKATGQGSPVTLTVLSALAVCLIPTTIGGLLSAIGIAGMDRLIGANVLATSGRAVEAAGDVDVLLLDKTGTITLGNREAVNFIPAPGFTERRLAEAAQLASLADETPEGRSITVLAKERFGIRGRDLGEISAIFVPFSAETRMSGVDAGGKKIRKGAVDAVERFVKARGGTIAPKVREAVDELARQGATPLIVAEDEKVLGVIHLKDIVKGGIKERFAAMRKMGIKTIMITGDNPLTAAAIAAEAGVDDFLAEATPERKLTLIRDFQAKGHMVAMTGDGTNDAPALAQADVAVAMNSGTQAAKEAGNMVDLDSNPTKLLEVVEIGKQMLMTRGALTTFSIANDVSKYFAIIPAAFASTYPALGAFNVMGLSSPASAVLSAVIVNALMIVGLIPLALRGISMKPAPAGVLLRRNILIYGLGGLLFPFPLIKITDILLSLMGVK
- the kdpA gene encoding potassium-transporting ATPase subunit KdpA gives rise to the protein MNALIAIKILGFFGLLTLLAMPLGNYMARVYRGENRFSRKILGPLERLLLRMAGVAEDADTHWKTYAKHLLIFNLLGFFAVYALERLQGFLPGNPAGFGAVSPQVAFNTAVSFVTNTNWQAYAGEAVMSQLTQMAGLTVQNFLSAATGMAVAVALTRSFTRNSEDGIGCFWTDLVRGVVYILLPLALVFSVFLVSQGLVQTFDAKAEIALAAPVADSNGNPVESVSLALGPVASQVAVKQLGTNGGGYYNANSAHPFENPTPLSNFAELLAILLIPAAFCFFFGRMVKAQRQGYVLFAVMMAVILPLSFLCAGAELSGNPALDSAGVDQKAGAFQSGGNMEGKEVRFGAAESALWAVATTAASNGSVNATHDSFTPLGGLIPMWLIQLGEVVFGGVGSGLYGMILFAVVAVFIAGLMVGRTPEYLGKKLSAYEMQAASLGILIPPAFVLLGTAMACVTLSGHATVANPGPHGFSELLYAYSSAANNNGSAFAGLDASNLFHTVATGLCMLAGRFWVIVPVLALAGSLARKRTVPASSGTLPTDTVLFAALLLGTLVLVGALTFIPALALGPLVEHLMLFK
- the kdpF gene encoding K(+)-transporting ATPase subunit F; amino-acid sequence: MEFFLYTGGILAALLLVYLFVALLKPEWF